The nucleotide sequence TCCCGAATCACCCGGCGAATAAAATTCACGACTTGCTCCGGCGGCGCGCACTCGGTTTTTGCTAGAACCGTGGTCGATTCGCCATTCAAAAGCTTGCTCATGGCCAGGCCCCTCTATAATTTTGCACCTTCGATCATTTTCACTACGGCGTAACGGCTTGCCGCCTGCAGCCCCGATTGTGGCGGCTGAATTTCAGCGGCGCGGAGCAATTTTGGAACGGCACGCCTGTTCAGCGGCGCTGTTTTCACGCAGAATTGCTCCTCTTAATTGGAGGTTATGCCCCGCCGAAAGCGAGCCGCCGCCCCGCCTCCCCCCGCGACATGCGGAAACCCGCAGCGGTAGAATCCATTTATCCGAAACGGGCCTTGTGTCTAGGTCGAGTGCCTGGTGTCTGGTGTCTTGTGCCTGCTGCTCATCGCTAGCCACTAGCCACTAGCCACCAGGCCCACTAAACCCTGACCACCAACCACCGACCACTATCCTCCCCATGTCCGAAAAATACATCTATACCGTCGCCGACCTCACAAAAAAACACGGCCCCAAGGAAGTGCTCAAAAACATTTGGCTTTCTTTCTACCCCGGCGCAAAAATCGGCGTGCTGGGTAAAAACGGGGCCGGCAAAAGCACGCTGCTGCGGATCATGGCGGGCCAGGATAAAAACTTTGACGGCGAAGCCCGGCTGGCCGAGGGCTACACCGTCGGTTACTTGTCGCAGGAGCCGCAGCTCAACCCCGCCAAAACCGTGCAGGGCAATGTCGATGAAGCGGTGGCTCACCTCCGCGCCATTCTCACTCGCTTCGACGAAATCAACGCCTGCCTGGGCGAGCCGATGGAGCCGGACGAAATGGAAAAGCTCCTGGCCGAGCAAGCCAAGGTGCAAGATCAAATCGATCTGCACAACGTTTGGGAGCTGGACCGCCAAATCGAAATTGCCATGGATGCCGTCAACCTGCCGCCGGGCGATGCCGATGTCACCAAGCTTTCCGGCGGCGAGCGGCGCCGAGTGGCCCTGTGCAAAATTCTGCTGGAAAAGCCAGATCTCTTGTTGCTCGACGAGCCCACCAATCACCTCGATGCCGAAAGCGTGCAGTGGCTGGAGCGGCATCTGGCAGAGTACACCGGCACGGTCGTCGCCGTCACGCATGATCGCTATTTTTTAGATAACGTCGCCAAATGGATTTTGGAGCTCGATCGTGGCCGCGGCATTCCCTGGGAAGGCAACTACTCCTCCTGGCTGGAGCAAAAGCAGGCCCGCCTGGCCGTGGAAGAAAAACAGGCCACGGCCCGCCAAAAAACTTTGCAGCGCGAACTGGAATGGATTCGCCTCGCCCCCCGCGCCCGGCAAGCCAAAAGCAAAGCCCGCTTAAGCGCCTACGAGCAACTTTCCAAGGAACGCTTCGAGGAGCGCGAGCAGGAATTCGAAATCCAAATTCCGCCGGGCAAGCACCTCGGCTCGCTGGTGGTGGAAATGAAAAACGTCAACAAAGGCTACGGCGACAATCTGCTGATGGATAACCTCAGCTTCCGCCTGCCGCCGGGCGGAATTGTCGGCGTCATCGGTCCCAACGGAGCGGGCAAAACCACGTTGTTCCGCCTCATCACCGGCGAGGAACAGCCCGACAAGGGGGAAGTCAAAATCGGCGACAGCGTGGAGCTGGGCTACGTCGATCAAAATCGTGATGCCCTGAAGGCCGACAACACGGTGTACCAAGAAATTTCCGGCGGCACCGATCTGTTGGAAATGGGAGGCCGCAAAATCAACTCCCGCGCTTACCTGGCCCGCTTCAATTTCACCGGCCCCGATCAGCAAAAAAAAGTGGGCGATCTCTCCGGCGGGGAGCGCAACCGCGTGCACCTGGCCAAGCTGCTTCGCCGCGGCTGCAATCTGCTGCTACTGGATGAGCCGACGAACGATTTGGATGTCGATACCCTGCGGGCACTCGAAGAAGCGATTGTGAATTTCGCCGGCTGCGTGGTGGTCATCAGCCACGACCGTTGGTTCTTAGACCGCATTGCCACGCACATTATTTCCTTCGAAGGCGACGGCTACGTCTACATCTGCGACGGCAACTTCGCCGCCTACGAAGAAGAACGCAAACGCCGCATGGGCATGGAAGCCGACCAACCGCATCGGTTTAAATACAAGAAGCTGGTGCACTAGAACCGCACAGGATCAGTGCAATGCCATCTCAGCCAAAACCATTCGTTTTCGTGCTAATGCCGTTTGACGCTGCATTTAACGACGTCTATCAGTTGGGTATTAAACAAGTCTGCGAATCGCTCGGTGCATATTGTGAAAGAGTCGACGAACAGGTCTTTGATGGCCGAATACTTGACCGAATTTACAATCAGATTGCAAAGGCAGACATTGTCGTCGCTGACATGACCGGTCGTAACCCGAACGTCTTCTATGAAGTCGGCTATGCTCACGGCTTGGATAAGAAACGCATGATTATGTTGACTCAACGAAGCGAGGACATTCCATTTGATCTTAAAGATTATCCGCACATAATCTACGAGAGACAAATTACAAAGCTTCGTGAAGAACTCGATAAAAAACTTCGTTGGTGCATTGAACATCCATTGGAAAGATTATCGAAGGTGGACTCGGGACTCGAGTTGTTCCATAAAGGTGACGAAATAACTGACGGTTTTTGGCTACAGATCGATCAAATCAAAGATTACCCATTGTTCGGGCAGACTATCGAAATATCGATCGACATTCACAATCCTCTGCCGATAGTAAACGACAGCGACTTTTCTGTGGGACTTGTAATTCCCGCAGGTCTCACATTCCCTGATGGAATAGAAACTGCCGAGTTTTCCTTCGGAGAAAAATTAGCCGTCCTACCAAATATCGCTCGGATATACCCTGAAGGTTGGTCAAGGCTAACTTTCCGAGTCAGTCGACAAACTGGTAAAATTGCAGGCGTGCACAGTTGTCAGATTTATTTATACACGCGTATGGCGAGAAGAGAATTCACAGGAAATATAACCGTCATTAAAAATCCGTAAAGCGCACGGGTGCCACTGCTGGCTTGTCCAGCAGTGAATACGGTCTCCAAGCCAAAGAAAATGAGAATAGCCGTCGATTTTCAGGTGCCAAGAGATTCTCGACAAATCACCAGTTGAGTCAGCAAATTGGACGAGGCCTGAAACTAGCTTGCACGCGGAGGCAATCTACAAGCTGTTATCAACTTGAACCACTGCTGGACAAGCCAGCAGTGGCACCCACTCGCGGCCCCGTGGTGAACTCTCTACTTCCCATTCCGCATTTCGCATTCCCCACTCCCCATTCCCCACTCCGCATTCCCCATTCCCCACTAATCGCTAACCGCTCCGTCTTCCATCCGCACAATCACTTTTCCCTTCGCGTGG is from Pirellulales bacterium and encodes:
- the ettA gene encoding energy-dependent translational throttle protein EttA, yielding MSEKYIYTVADLTKKHGPKEVLKNIWLSFYPGAKIGVLGKNGAGKSTLLRIMAGQDKNFDGEARLAEGYTVGYLSQEPQLNPAKTVQGNVDEAVAHLRAILTRFDEINACLGEPMEPDEMEKLLAEQAKVQDQIDLHNVWELDRQIEIAMDAVNLPPGDADVTKLSGGERRRVALCKILLEKPDLLLLDEPTNHLDAESVQWLERHLAEYTGTVVAVTHDRYFLDNVAKWILELDRGRGIPWEGNYSSWLEQKQARLAVEEKQATARQKTLQRELEWIRLAPRARQAKSKARLSAYEQLSKERFEEREQEFEIQIPPGKHLGSLVVEMKNVNKGYGDNLLMDNLSFRLPPGGIVGVIGPNGAGKTTLFRLITGEEQPDKGEVKIGDSVELGYVDQNRDALKADNTVYQEISGGTDLLEMGGRKINSRAYLARFNFTGPDQQKKVGDLSGGERNRVHLAKLLRRGCNLLLLDEPTNDLDVDTLRALEEAIVNFAGCVVVISHDRWFLDRIATHIISFEGDGYVYICDGNFAAYEEERKRRMGMEADQPHRFKYKKLVH